One window of the Branchiostoma lanceolatum isolate klBraLanc5 chromosome 3, klBraLanc5.hap2, whole genome shotgun sequence genome contains the following:
- the LOC136429830 gene encoding nascent polypeptide-associated complex subunit alpha, muscle-specific form-like isoform X2: MLFGKIVVIKRNGEDGAHFPLTANSCLFGRTNECDIRIQLPNVSREHCKVDVKDNEEVVLSNLSDINPTILNGKPVTKSVVVQHKDVFTIIDRSFRFEFPPSSKFCVSPSKRKQASPDKSVSSGPLHEIQEAGGKAEVPAGTTPKKEGSPSKRADTKSPGRAKTPKKTPGKSPKAAPEETGTPAAKSPKRATPAKKATPKNSPARSASPKPEEDSSPATSRRASSPLKKSGKKAPPFGSPRQPAVMPLKTSITELRRRSAPLQEALSEESPKTPKTKKATPAKATPAKSASKKRKSSGPSEFESLSKRVSFGPALSPEHFDKKLPPALPLRRGASPMTRRSTGGILAQTPELKKKRFSLAVSPRTTTIAEGEETTPKRAIPRAKSPKAKTPSPKAKTPSPKAKTPVKAATPKGKTPPRARTPSPKAKTPSPKAKTPSPKARSPSPKAKTPKAATPKAKTPTKAATPKSKTPQKARTPSPKAKTPSPRARTPSPKAKTPSPKAKTPKAVTPKAKTPMKASPKAASPRMASPKQVTPKKPAVVKRTPTPARVKMSTPAKEELRRVIAKKALGASPNLARRFPTPVREELTQAVTARAEKLSPKRSTTPVRASPKAASPKTATPAKAATPAKVATPKAATPKAATPKVATPKAATPAKVATPKAATPKVATPKAATPKAATPAKVATPAKVATPKAATPAKVATPKTATPKVATPKAATPKVATSKAATPAKVATPKAVTPRAATPAKVATPKAATPAKVATPKAATPAKVATPKVATPAKVATPKSATPAKKTPKKAATPKKTPKKAATPKKTGTPAKRGQKRKLSTPGDDAPAGKRRKQVTVKTPKSARKTPARGTPARKTPARKTPARKTPARKTWADIVKAANKKSTSLAGPVGAKIVKTRTIVQTVASKKLSLAKRKSMLKAPKTPRVGVRTTGHVDSPATIFIRKARTPAAKPLKAATKFRKSGVVKKNTVEAADDSFTGMQEMFTTPSPKAAPKQSSPKKTPVSASKTPMSASKTPVSASKTPEASKTPKSATKTPKSATKTPKSAQKLSVSSLYADLETPNGPGEMYVSPLNTPTPGRGRNSTALAGVARLLKTPKAVSSPVVSPSGLKRLTKTPKTKGAPVKSPAGLKRIMKTPKAKPGKPVESPTGLKRIFHTPKNKSAPLEDLRGLKRLMTTPSQKALDVYEFTDDYTGLPEMFASPVSTTPARKTPAKTPASNKKAPASAKKIASAKKSASPKKATPVKSPAQPAKRGSKRTRVEELSDTAEETIKSPPAKRGRQAKKVTINVPPTPEPAPKKTRKTRATKPAAKQPVEEPVAEVEVVQEAVSPKKSPAKPAKRATRRGKAAAAPETQEEAPAPTRATRGRGKKAAKEVEPEVVVVASPEKVASPAKPATPVQARKTRGGRKAPAKKDVEEAAIKPAPKAASPVKRSRRGAKEAEPEVIEVAASPEKPKRGTKRAAATQEPAAPSPAKKTRATRRGKAAIAEEEKEETPAPASPTKAPAKRGRAARATKKEEVEEPTPVPAKRARTTRAKAEEVVEEAAPPAKKGRATRAKATKASPVKAASPAKTTRTTRKKAVAEEKPATPVKSRSTRGKAAKKPATPTPKKTRAAGKKAAPAKSPTPVKRTLRSRRK; the protein is encoded by the exons ATGTTGTTCGGTAAGATCGTGGTGATCAAGCGGAACGGTGAGGACGGGGCGCACTTCCCCCTCACCGCCAACTCGTGTCTGTTCGGGCG AACCAACGAGTGTGATATCAGGATCCAGCTTCCCAACGTTTCCAGGGAACACTGTAAAGTGGACGTGAAAGACAATGAAGAG GTTGTGCTGTCCAACCTAAGTGACATAAACCCCACCATCTTGAATGGCAAGCCTGTCACCAAGTCTGTCGTGGTCCAACACAAGGATGTCTTCACCATCATCGACCGCTCCTTCCGCTTCGAGTTCCCGCCCTCCTCTAAGTTCTGTGTCAGTCCGTCCAAGCGCAAGCAGGCGTCTCCGGACAA gtctgtgaGTTCTGGACCGCTCCATGAGATCCAGGAGGCTGGGGGGAAGGCTGAGGTGCCGGCTGGAACAACCCCAAAGAAAGAGGGCAGCCCAAGTAAAAGAG CTGACACCAAGAGCCCTGGTAGAGCCAAGACTCCCAAGAAGACTCCAGGCAAGTCCCCCAAGGCCGCACCTGAAGAGACCGGTACTCCTGCTGCCAAGTCCCCTAAGCGTGCAACGCCTGCCAAGAAAGCAACTCCAAAG AACTCTCCAGCGCGTTCTGCGAGTCCCAAGCCTGAAGAAGACTCGTCCCCTGCCACCAGCCGACGCGCAAGCTCCCCGCTGAAGAAGAGCGGAAAGAAG GCTCCTCCGTTTGGTAGCCCCCGACAACCTGCCGTGATGCCGCTGAAGACTAGCATCACCGAGCTCCGCCGTCGCTCTGCGCCGCTTCAGGAGGCCCTCTCCGAGGAGTCGCCAAAAACTCCAAAGACCA AAAAAGCGACCCCAGCTAAGGCCACACCCGCTAAGTCAGCAAGCAAGAAGAGGAAGTCTTCCGGTCCCTCTGAGTTCGAGTCCCTGTCCAAGCGTGTGTCGTTTGGTCCTGCCCTCAGTCCGGAACACTTTGACAAGAAGCTTCCCCCGGCCCTCCCCTTGCGCCGTGGGGCATCCCCGATGACCAGGCGGTCCACAGGAGGCATTCTCGCTCAAACTCCTGAGTTGAAGAAGAAGCGTTTCTCCTTGGCAGTCAGCCCACGAACCACAACCATAGCAGAGGGAGAAGAGACGACTCCGAAGAGGGCCATCCCACGTGCGAAGAGCCCTAAGGCAAAGACCCCATCTCCGAAGGCTAAAACTCCTTCTCCTAAGGCCAAGACACCTGTGAAGGCTGCCACTCCTAAGGGGAAGACACCTCCCAGGGCAAGGACCCCATCTCCGAAGGCCAAGACCCCATCACCCAAGGCCAAGACACCATCACCTAAGGCCAGGTCCCCATCTCCAAAGGCCAAGACGCCAAAGGCAGCAACTCCGAAGGCCAAGACGCCAACTAAGGCTGCCACACCCAAGAGCAAGACACCTCAAAAGGCCAGGACTCCATCTCCAAAGGCCAAGACACCATCACCCAGGGCCAGGACACCATCACCCAAGGCCAAGACACCATCACCCAAAGCCAAGACGCCCAAGGCAGTCACTCCTAAGGCCAAGACCCCAATGAAGGCAAGTCCCAAGGCAGCCTCTCCCAGGATGGCGTCACCAAAGCAAGTTACCCCCAAGAAGCCTGCTGTGGTTAAAAGGACGCCAACTCCTGCAAGGGTCAAGATGTCCACCCCAGCGAAGGAGGAGCTCAGGAGGGTGATTGCCAAGAAGGCCCTTGGAGCCTCGCCCAACTTGGCTCGTCGGTTCCCCACACCCGTGCGTGAAGAGCTCACGCAAGCTGTCACTGCTCGTGCCGAGAAACTTTCCCCTAAGAGGTCGACTACACCAGTCAGGGCTTCGCCTAAGGCTGCTTCTCCTAAGACAGCTACACCAGCCAAGGCGGCTACACCAGCAAAGGTGGCTACACCCAAAGCCGCTACACCCAAGGCCGCTACACCCAAAGTGGCTACACCCAAGGCCGCTACACCAGCCAAGGTGGCTACACCCAAGGCCGCTACACCCAAGGTGGCTACACCCAAGGCCGCTACACCCAAGGCCGCTACACCGGCCAAGGTGGCTACACCAGCCAAGGTGGCTACACCTAAGGCCGCTACACCGGCAAAGGTGGCTACACCCAAGACCGCTACACCCAAGGTGGCTACACCCAAGGCCGCTACACCCAAGGTGGCTACATCCAAGGCCGCTACACCGGCTAAGGTGGCTACACCCAAGGCCGTTACACCCAGGGCTGCTACACCAGCTAAGGTGGCTACACCCAAGGCCGCTACACCGGCCAAGGTGGCTACACCCAAGGCCGCTACACCAGCAAAGGTGGCTACACCCAAGGTGGCTACACCAGCAAAGGTGGCTACACCCAAGTCTGCTACTCCAGCAAAGAAGACTCCCAAGAAAGCAGCAACCCCCAAGAAGACACCCAAGAAGGCAGCAACTCCTAAGAAGACTGGGACCCCAGCAAAGCGTGGCCAAAAGAGGAAATTGAGCACCCCGGGTGATGATGCCCCAGCTGGAAAGCGCAGGAAG CAAGTAACAGTGAAGACTCCAAAGAGCGCCCGCAAGACCCCGGCACGTGGTACTCCGGCCCGCAAGACACCTGCTCGCAAGACTCCAGCCCGCAAGACACCGGCAAGGAAGACCTGGGCAGACATTGTCAAGGCAGCCAACAAGAAG TCTACTTCCCTGGCCGGACCTGTAGGGGCCAAGATTGTGAAGACAAGGACAATCGTCCAAACAGTCGCCAGCAAGAAGCTGTCACTTGCCAAGCGCAAGAGCATGTTGAAGGCTCCCAAG ACCCCAAGGGTGGGCGTGAGGACTACAGGGCATGTCGACTCCCCAGCGACCATCTTTATCCGCAAGGCCAGGACTCCAGCAGCTAAGCCGCTGAAAGCTGCCACCAAGTTCCGCAAGTCTGGCGTTGTCAAGAAGAACACGGTGGAGGCTGCTGACGACAGCTTCACGGGCATGCAGGAGATGTTCACCACTCCCTCACCCAAGGCTGCACCCAAGCAGAGCTCTCCTAAGAAGACCCCCGTGTCTGCTTCCAAGACCCCCATGTCTGCTTCCAAGACCCCTGTGTCTGCTTCCAAGACCCCCGAGGCTTCCAAGACCCCCAAGTCTGCTACCAAGACTCCAAAGTCTGCTACCAAGACTCCAAAGTCAGCCCAAAAGTTGAGTGTGTCCAGCCTGTATGCCGATCTTGAGACCCCAAACGGCCCTGGGGAGATGTACGTGTCCCCCCTCAACACCCCCACTCCAGGCCGTGGCAGGAACAGCACAGCCCTCGCCGGTGTTGCCCGTCTGCTTAAGACACCAAAAGCAGTCAGCTCCCCTGTCGTCAGTCCATCAGGCCTCAAAAGGCTCACCAAGACCCCCAAGACCAAGGGTGCTCCTGTCAAAAGCCCTGCTGGTCTCAAGCGTATCATGAAGACCCCGAAAGCAAAGCCTGGCAAACCAGTGGAGAGTCCCACAGGGCTGAAGCGTATCTTCCACACTCCAAAGAACAAGTCAGCTCCGTTAGAAGACCTGCGTGGCCTCAAAAGGCTGATGACAACTCCAAGTCAAAAGGCACTGGATGTCTACGAGTTCACTGATGACTACACCGGGCTCCCAGAGATGTTCGCCTCCCCTGTCTCTACTACACCTGCAAGGAAGACACCAGCCAAAACCCCAGCAAGTAATAAGAAGGCCCCAGCCAGCGCCAAGAAGATTGCGAGCGCAAAGAAGTCTGCTAGCCCCAAGAAGGCAACTCCAGTCAAATCACCTGCACAGCCAGCTAAACGTGGAAGCAAGCGGACCCGTGTCGAGGAATTGTCTGACACAGCAGAAGAAACCATCAAGTCGCCACCTGCGAAGCGTGGCCGTCAGGCCAAGAAGGTCACTATCAATGTACCACCAACTCCCGAACCAGCTCCCAAGAAGACAAGGAAGACCAGGGCTACCAAACCAGCCGCAAAACAACCTGTGGAGGAGCCGGTGGCTGAGGTGGAAGTCGTCCAAGAGGCTGTCAGCCCAAAGAAGTCGCCTGCAAAGCCAGCCAAGCGGGCGACTCGTAGGGGCAAAGCAGCAGCAGCACCAGAGACCCAAGAGGAAGCTCCAGCACCTACCCGCGCGACTCGCGGTCGTGGCAAAAAGGCGGCCAAAGAAGTGGAACCAGAAGTGGTGGTGGTTGCCAGTCCAGAGAAGGTGGCCTCACCTGCAAAACCTGCCACACCTGTGCAGGCCAGGAAGACAAGGGGAGGTAGGAAAGCACCTGCTAAGAAGGATGTTGAGGAGGCTGCCATCAAACCTGCACCCAAGGCTGCCTCGCCTGTAAAACGCTCCAGGCGTGGAGCCAAAGAAGCAGAACCAGAGGTCATCGAGGTCGCCGCTTCTCCAGAGAAACCCAAGAGAGGAACCAAGAGGGCAGCAGCAACTCAGGAACCTGCAGCACCTTCTCCTGCCAAGAAGACACGTGCTACAAGACGTGGAAAGGCAGCTATCGCCgaggaagagaaggaggaaACACCAGCACCTGCCTCTCCTACAAAGGCTCCAGCAAAGCGAGGCAGGGCCGCGAGGGCTACAAAGAAAGAAGAGGTCGAAGAACCCACCCCAGTACCTGCCAAAAGGGCCCGCACCACTAGGGCTAAAGCAGAAGAAGTAGTTGAGGAAGCTGCACCACCTGCCAAGAAGGGTCGTGCAACCAGGGCAAAGGCGACTAAAGCATCCCCGGTGAAGGCAGCGTCTCCAGCCAAGACCACCCGCACCACCAGGAAGAAGGCAGTAGCTGAGGAGAAGCCAGCCACTCCGGTCAAGTCTAGAAGTACGCGGGGAAAGGCCGCCAAAAAACCAGCCACTCCAACACCCAAGAAAACCAGGGCAGCGGGgaagaaggcagcgcctgccaagtCTCCGACACCAGTAAAGAGGACCCTCAGGTCTAGAAGGAAGTGA
- the LOC136429830 gene encoding nascent polypeptide-associated complex subunit alpha, muscle-specific form-like isoform X1, whose product MLFGKIVVIKRNGEDGAHFPLTANSCLFGRTNECDIRIQLPNVSREHCKVDVKDNEEVVLSNLSDINPTILNGKPVTKSVVVQHKDVFTIIDRSFRFEFPPSSKFCVSPSKRKQASPDKSVSSGPLHEIQEAGGKAEVPAGTTPKKEGSPSKRGSENADTKSPGRAKTPKKTPGKSPKAAPEETGTPAAKSPKRATPAKKATPKNSPARSASPKPEEDSSPATSRRASSPLKKSGKKAPPFGSPRQPAVMPLKTSITELRRRSAPLQEALSEESPKTPKTKKATPAKATPAKSASKKRKSSGPSEFESLSKRVSFGPALSPEHFDKKLPPALPLRRGASPMTRRSTGGILAQTPELKKKRFSLAVSPRTTTIAEGEETTPKRAIPRAKSPKAKTPSPKAKTPSPKAKTPVKAATPKGKTPPRARTPSPKAKTPSPKAKTPSPKARSPSPKAKTPKAATPKAKTPTKAATPKSKTPQKARTPSPKAKTPSPRARTPSPKAKTPSPKAKTPKAVTPKAKTPMKASPKAASPRMASPKQVTPKKPAVVKRTPTPARVKMSTPAKEELRRVIAKKALGASPNLARRFPTPVREELTQAVTARAEKLSPKRSTTPVRASPKAASPKTATPAKAATPAKVATPKAATPKAATPKVATPKAATPAKVATPKAATPKVATPKAATPKAATPAKVATPAKVATPKAATPAKVATPKTATPKVATPKAATPKVATSKAATPAKVATPKAVTPRAATPAKVATPKAATPAKVATPKAATPAKVATPKVATPAKVATPKSATPAKKTPKKAATPKKTPKKAATPKKTGTPAKRGQKRKLSTPGDDAPAGKRRKQVTVKTPKSARKTPARGTPARKTPARKTPARKTPARKTWADIVKAANKKSTSLAGPVGAKIVKTRTIVQTVASKKLSLAKRKSMLKAPKTPRVGVRTTGHVDSPATIFIRKARTPAAKPLKAATKFRKSGVVKKNTVEAADDSFTGMQEMFTTPSPKAAPKQSSPKKTPVSASKTPMSASKTPVSASKTPEASKTPKSATKTPKSATKTPKSAQKLSVSSLYADLETPNGPGEMYVSPLNTPTPGRGRNSTALAGVARLLKTPKAVSSPVVSPSGLKRLTKTPKTKGAPVKSPAGLKRIMKTPKAKPGKPVESPTGLKRIFHTPKNKSAPLEDLRGLKRLMTTPSQKALDVYEFTDDYTGLPEMFASPVSTTPARKTPAKTPASNKKAPASAKKIASAKKSASPKKATPVKSPAQPAKRGSKRTRVEELSDTAEETIKSPPAKRGRQAKKVTINVPPTPEPAPKKTRKTRATKPAAKQPVEEPVAEVEVVQEAVSPKKSPAKPAKRATRRGKAAAAPETQEEAPAPTRATRGRGKKAAKEVEPEVVVVASPEKVASPAKPATPVQARKTRGGRKAPAKKDVEEAAIKPAPKAASPVKRSRRGAKEAEPEVIEVAASPEKPKRGTKRAAATQEPAAPSPAKKTRATRRGKAAIAEEEKEETPAPASPTKAPAKRGRAARATKKEEVEEPTPVPAKRARTTRAKAEEVVEEAAPPAKKGRATRAKATKASPVKAASPAKTTRTTRKKAVAEEKPATPVKSRSTRGKAAKKPATPTPKKTRAAGKKAAPAKSPTPVKRTLRSRRK is encoded by the exons ATGTTGTTCGGTAAGATCGTGGTGATCAAGCGGAACGGTGAGGACGGGGCGCACTTCCCCCTCACCGCCAACTCGTGTCTGTTCGGGCG AACCAACGAGTGTGATATCAGGATCCAGCTTCCCAACGTTTCCAGGGAACACTGTAAAGTGGACGTGAAAGACAATGAAGAG GTTGTGCTGTCCAACCTAAGTGACATAAACCCCACCATCTTGAATGGCAAGCCTGTCACCAAGTCTGTCGTGGTCCAACACAAGGATGTCTTCACCATCATCGACCGCTCCTTCCGCTTCGAGTTCCCGCCCTCCTCTAAGTTCTGTGTCAGTCCGTCCAAGCGCAAGCAGGCGTCTCCGGACAA gtctgtgaGTTCTGGACCGCTCCATGAGATCCAGGAGGCTGGGGGGAAGGCTGAGGTGCCGGCTGGAACAACCCCAAAGAAAGAGGGCAGCCCAAGTAAAAGAGGTAGTGAAAACG CTGACACCAAGAGCCCTGGTAGAGCCAAGACTCCCAAGAAGACTCCAGGCAAGTCCCCCAAGGCCGCACCTGAAGAGACCGGTACTCCTGCTGCCAAGTCCCCTAAGCGTGCAACGCCTGCCAAGAAAGCAACTCCAAAG AACTCTCCAGCGCGTTCTGCGAGTCCCAAGCCTGAAGAAGACTCGTCCCCTGCCACCAGCCGACGCGCAAGCTCCCCGCTGAAGAAGAGCGGAAAGAAG GCTCCTCCGTTTGGTAGCCCCCGACAACCTGCCGTGATGCCGCTGAAGACTAGCATCACCGAGCTCCGCCGTCGCTCTGCGCCGCTTCAGGAGGCCCTCTCCGAGGAGTCGCCAAAAACTCCAAAGACCA AAAAAGCGACCCCAGCTAAGGCCACACCCGCTAAGTCAGCAAGCAAGAAGAGGAAGTCTTCCGGTCCCTCTGAGTTCGAGTCCCTGTCCAAGCGTGTGTCGTTTGGTCCTGCCCTCAGTCCGGAACACTTTGACAAGAAGCTTCCCCCGGCCCTCCCCTTGCGCCGTGGGGCATCCCCGATGACCAGGCGGTCCACAGGAGGCATTCTCGCTCAAACTCCTGAGTTGAAGAAGAAGCGTTTCTCCTTGGCAGTCAGCCCACGAACCACAACCATAGCAGAGGGAGAAGAGACGACTCCGAAGAGGGCCATCCCACGTGCGAAGAGCCCTAAGGCAAAGACCCCATCTCCGAAGGCTAAAACTCCTTCTCCTAAGGCCAAGACACCTGTGAAGGCTGCCACTCCTAAGGGGAAGACACCTCCCAGGGCAAGGACCCCATCTCCGAAGGCCAAGACCCCATCACCCAAGGCCAAGACACCATCACCTAAGGCCAGGTCCCCATCTCCAAAGGCCAAGACGCCAAAGGCAGCAACTCCGAAGGCCAAGACGCCAACTAAGGCTGCCACACCCAAGAGCAAGACACCTCAAAAGGCCAGGACTCCATCTCCAAAGGCCAAGACACCATCACCCAGGGCCAGGACACCATCACCCAAGGCCAAGACACCATCACCCAAAGCCAAGACGCCCAAGGCAGTCACTCCTAAGGCCAAGACCCCAATGAAGGCAAGTCCCAAGGCAGCCTCTCCCAGGATGGCGTCACCAAAGCAAGTTACCCCCAAGAAGCCTGCTGTGGTTAAAAGGACGCCAACTCCTGCAAGGGTCAAGATGTCCACCCCAGCGAAGGAGGAGCTCAGGAGGGTGATTGCCAAGAAGGCCCTTGGAGCCTCGCCCAACTTGGCTCGTCGGTTCCCCACACCCGTGCGTGAAGAGCTCACGCAAGCTGTCACTGCTCGTGCCGAGAAACTTTCCCCTAAGAGGTCGACTACACCAGTCAGGGCTTCGCCTAAGGCTGCTTCTCCTAAGACAGCTACACCAGCCAAGGCGGCTACACCAGCAAAGGTGGCTACACCCAAAGCCGCTACACCCAAGGCCGCTACACCCAAAGTGGCTACACCCAAGGCCGCTACACCAGCCAAGGTGGCTACACCCAAGGCCGCTACACCCAAGGTGGCTACACCCAAGGCCGCTACACCCAAGGCCGCTACACCGGCCAAGGTGGCTACACCAGCCAAGGTGGCTACACCTAAGGCCGCTACACCGGCAAAGGTGGCTACACCCAAGACCGCTACACCCAAGGTGGCTACACCCAAGGCCGCTACACCCAAGGTGGCTACATCCAAGGCCGCTACACCGGCTAAGGTGGCTACACCCAAGGCCGTTACACCCAGGGCTGCTACACCAGCTAAGGTGGCTACACCCAAGGCCGCTACACCGGCCAAGGTGGCTACACCCAAGGCCGCTACACCAGCAAAGGTGGCTACACCCAAGGTGGCTACACCAGCAAAGGTGGCTACACCCAAGTCTGCTACTCCAGCAAAGAAGACTCCCAAGAAAGCAGCAACCCCCAAGAAGACACCCAAGAAGGCAGCAACTCCTAAGAAGACTGGGACCCCAGCAAAGCGTGGCCAAAAGAGGAAATTGAGCACCCCGGGTGATGATGCCCCAGCTGGAAAGCGCAGGAAG CAAGTAACAGTGAAGACTCCAAAGAGCGCCCGCAAGACCCCGGCACGTGGTACTCCGGCCCGCAAGACACCTGCTCGCAAGACTCCAGCCCGCAAGACACCGGCAAGGAAGACCTGGGCAGACATTGTCAAGGCAGCCAACAAGAAG TCTACTTCCCTGGCCGGACCTGTAGGGGCCAAGATTGTGAAGACAAGGACAATCGTCCAAACAGTCGCCAGCAAGAAGCTGTCACTTGCCAAGCGCAAGAGCATGTTGAAGGCTCCCAAG ACCCCAAGGGTGGGCGTGAGGACTACAGGGCATGTCGACTCCCCAGCGACCATCTTTATCCGCAAGGCCAGGACTCCAGCAGCTAAGCCGCTGAAAGCTGCCACCAAGTTCCGCAAGTCTGGCGTTGTCAAGAAGAACACGGTGGAGGCTGCTGACGACAGCTTCACGGGCATGCAGGAGATGTTCACCACTCCCTCACCCAAGGCTGCACCCAAGCAGAGCTCTCCTAAGAAGACCCCCGTGTCTGCTTCCAAGACCCCCATGTCTGCTTCCAAGACCCCTGTGTCTGCTTCCAAGACCCCCGAGGCTTCCAAGACCCCCAAGTCTGCTACCAAGACTCCAAAGTCTGCTACCAAGACTCCAAAGTCAGCCCAAAAGTTGAGTGTGTCCAGCCTGTATGCCGATCTTGAGACCCCAAACGGCCCTGGGGAGATGTACGTGTCCCCCCTCAACACCCCCACTCCAGGCCGTGGCAGGAACAGCACAGCCCTCGCCGGTGTTGCCCGTCTGCTTAAGACACCAAAAGCAGTCAGCTCCCCTGTCGTCAGTCCATCAGGCCTCAAAAGGCTCACCAAGACCCCCAAGACCAAGGGTGCTCCTGTCAAAAGCCCTGCTGGTCTCAAGCGTATCATGAAGACCCCGAAAGCAAAGCCTGGCAAACCAGTGGAGAGTCCCACAGGGCTGAAGCGTATCTTCCACACTCCAAAGAACAAGTCAGCTCCGTTAGAAGACCTGCGTGGCCTCAAAAGGCTGATGACAACTCCAAGTCAAAAGGCACTGGATGTCTACGAGTTCACTGATGACTACACCGGGCTCCCAGAGATGTTCGCCTCCCCTGTCTCTACTACACCTGCAAGGAAGACACCAGCCAAAACCCCAGCAAGTAATAAGAAGGCCCCAGCCAGCGCCAAGAAGATTGCGAGCGCAAAGAAGTCTGCTAGCCCCAAGAAGGCAACTCCAGTCAAATCACCTGCACAGCCAGCTAAACGTGGAAGCAAGCGGACCCGTGTCGAGGAATTGTCTGACACAGCAGAAGAAACCATCAAGTCGCCACCTGCGAAGCGTGGCCGTCAGGCCAAGAAGGTCACTATCAATGTACCACCAACTCCCGAACCAGCTCCCAAGAAGACAAGGAAGACCAGGGCTACCAAACCAGCCGCAAAACAACCTGTGGAGGAGCCGGTGGCTGAGGTGGAAGTCGTCCAAGAGGCTGTCAGCCCAAAGAAGTCGCCTGCAAAGCCAGCCAAGCGGGCGACTCGTAGGGGCAAAGCAGCAGCAGCACCAGAGACCCAAGAGGAAGCTCCAGCACCTACCCGCGCGACTCGCGGTCGTGGCAAAAAGGCGGCCAAAGAAGTGGAACCAGAAGTGGTGGTGGTTGCCAGTCCAGAGAAGGTGGCCTCACCTGCAAAACCTGCCACACCTGTGCAGGCCAGGAAGACAAGGGGAGGTAGGAAAGCACCTGCTAAGAAGGATGTTGAGGAGGCTGCCATCAAACCTGCACCCAAGGCTGCCTCGCCTGTAAAACGCTCCAGGCGTGGAGCCAAAGAAGCAGAACCAGAGGTCATCGAGGTCGCCGCTTCTCCAGAGAAACCCAAGAGAGGAACCAAGAGGGCAGCAGCAACTCAGGAACCTGCAGCACCTTCTCCTGCCAAGAAGACACGTGCTACAAGACGTGGAAAGGCAGCTATCGCCgaggaagagaaggaggaaACACCAGCACCTGCCTCTCCTACAAAGGCTCCAGCAAAGCGAGGCAGGGCCGCGAGGGCTACAAAGAAAGAAGAGGTCGAAGAACCCACCCCAGTACCTGCCAAAAGGGCCCGCACCACTAGGGCTAAAGCAGAAGAAGTAGTTGAGGAAGCTGCACCACCTGCCAAGAAGGGTCGTGCAACCAGGGCAAAGGCGACTAAAGCATCCCCGGTGAAGGCAGCGTCTCCAGCCAAGACCACCCGCACCACCAGGAAGAAGGCAGTAGCTGAGGAGAAGCCAGCCACTCCGGTCAAGTCTAGAAGTACGCGGGGAAAGGCCGCCAAAAAACCAGCCACTCCAACACCCAAGAAAACCAGGGCAGCGGGgaagaaggcagcgcctgccaagtCTCCGACACCAGTAAAGAGGACCCTCAGGTCTAGAAGGAAGTGA